The proteins below come from a single Triticum aestivum cultivar Chinese Spring chromosome 5D, IWGSC CS RefSeq v2.1, whole genome shotgun sequence genomic window:
- the LOC123124043 gene encoding cation/H(+) antiporter 28: MDCSMTSSVLSANYNTVLFEFGVILVTSKILYALLRNAYQPRVFSDLLLGIILAQFRVLSITNAISLVFGKIGGFIFAPYLFALGVEMDPFSLLDSPAADAVVAYAGIASTCVLVTLCHGAITSTARTHTGIVHERSLRAFLGLAAALANTASPVLTRLATDLKIAKTNVGRLAVGAGITSDMLTTLLIALGTMVWRDSDADADAAPFAQPALTASVLAVVVMSAFMSRAMAEWVDGRNPEGRRMRGFDLSLVALVAATLCWFISVLRLDINMAAFLVGLAFPSDGRVSRLLVSKINFVLSSFVLPLYVAHVCLSLRQTTDDIEVAGLKPDEGLRAYVMQLPFPWWKVFLATSMGTLGKLVGCTGVGLLRGLGWLEALALGMLLNVKGYFHIYCALAAFEAGIITDKSFMAIIFVVALNVAVTPMVGIGIASWARRSVQWRLMGLQHHDPSTELRLVAGLRGPQEVPALAFLMESLRWGAGNGEIACYAVDMVQLTDQTASSIVKSGGLDGVTVVDEEVSEMRKLIGEALDAYQAECGGEGGKVKVRRLLALSSFPDMHSDLCICAEDAMAALILVPFHKAQCLDGTMDGGHFGFRLVNQKVLQLAPCSVGIIVDRGLGKQQRPDSTAQASVAVLFIGGADDREALTLASFMCKQQASVRLTALRVVQNATAQARAKARTSLFESKSKRHMPLAGTTTGQEELQAQADDKFFAEFYRKHVAGNKSVGYLEKHVADGAELVAVLRGMQGDYRLFVVGKGRDRNSVLTEGLEEWAECLELGPVGDILASSDFSTTASVLIVQQYDAKKHYKVIDEEFMPL; this comes from the exons ATGGATTGCTCGATGACGAGCAGCGTGCTGTCGGCCAACTACAACACGGTGCTGTTCGAGTTCGGCGTCATCCTCGTCACCAGCAAGATCTTGTACGCCCTCCTCCGCAACGCCTACCAGCCCCGCGTCTTCTCCGACCTCCTC CTGGGCATCATCCTCGCGCAGTTCCGCGTCCTCTCCATCACCAACGCCATCAGCCTGGTGTTCGGCAAGATCGGCGGCTTCATCTTCGCGCCCTACCTCTTCGCGCTCGGCGTCGAGATGGACCCCTTCTCGCTCCTCGAcagccccgccgccgacgccgtcgtCGCCTACGCCGGCATCGCCTCCACCTGCGTCCTCGTCACGCTCTGCCACGGCGCCATCACCTCCACCGCTCGTACCCACACGGGCATCGTCCACGAGCGCTCCCTCCGCGCCTTCCtcggcctcgccgccgcgctcgccaACACCGCCTCCCCCGTCCTCACCCGCCTCGCCACCGACCTCAAGATCGCCAAGACCAACGTCGGCCGCCTCGCCGTCGGCGCCGGCATCACCTCCGACATGCTCACCACCCTGCTCATCGCGCTCGGCACCATGGTCTGGCGCGAcagcgacgccgacgccgacgccgcgcccTTCGCGCAGCCCGCGCTCACGGCGTCCGTCCTGGCGGTCGTCGTCATGTCCGCCTTCATGTCCCGGGCCATGGCCGAGTGGGTGGACGGCCGCAACCCCGAGGGCCGGCGCATGCGCGGCTTCGACCTTTCCCTCGTCGCGCTCGTGGCCGCCACGCTCTGCTGGTTCATCTCCGTGCTCCGCCTCGACATCAACATGGCCGCCTTCCTCGTCGGCCTCGCCTTCCCCAGCGACGGCCGGGTGTCGCGGCTGCTCGTCAGCAAGATCAACTTCGTGCTCTCCTCCTTCGTGCTGCCGCTCTACGTCGCCCACGTCTGCCTCTCGCTCCGGCAGACCACCGACGACATCGAGGTCGCGGGCCTCAAGCCCGACGAGGGCCTCCGCGCCTACGTCATGCAGCTGCCCTTCCCCTGGTGGAAGGTCTTCTTGGCCACCTCCATGGGCACGCTGGGCAAGCtcgtcggctgcaccggcgtcgGCCTGCTCCGGGGCCTCGGCTGGCTCGAGGCGCTCGCGCTCGGCATGCTGCTCAACGTCAAGGGCTACTTCCACATCTACTGCGCGCTCGCCGCCTTCGAGGCCGGCATCATCACCGACAAGTCCTTCATGGCCATCATCTTCGTGGTGGCGCTCAACGTCGCCGTCACGCCCATGGTGGGGATCGGGATCGCGTCCTGGGCGCGCCGGAGCGTGCAGTGGCGCCTCATGGGCCTCCAGCACCACGACCCGTCCACCGAGCTgcgcctcgtcgccggcctccgcgGCCCGCAGGAAGTGCCCGCCCTCGCCTTCCTCATGGAGTCGCTCCGGTGGGGCGCCGGCAACGGCGAGATCGCGTGCTACGCCGTGGACATGGTGCAGCTGACGGACCAGACGGCGTCTTCGATCGTGAAAAGCGGTGGGTTGGACGGCGTGACAGTGGTGGACGAGGAGGTGTCGGAGATGCGGAAGCTGATCGGCGAGGCGCTAGACGCgtaccaggcggagtgcggcggcgagggcggcaaggtGAAGGTGCGCCGGCTGCTGGCGCTGTCGTCGTTCCCGGACATGCACAGTGACCTGTGCATCTGCGCCGAGGACGCCATGGCAGCGCTCATCCTGGTGCCGTTCCACAAGGCACAGTGCCTGGACGGCACCATGGACGGCGGCCACTTCGGGTTCCGGCTGGTGAACCAGAAGGTGCTACAGCTAGCGCCATGCTCGGTGGGGATCATCGTGGACCGCGGCCTCGGCAAGCAGCAGCGTCCAGATAGCACGGCGCAGGCTTCCGTGGCGGTGCTCTTCATCGGCGGCGCGGACGACCGGGAGGCGCTGACGCTGGCGTCCTTCATGTGCAAGCAGCAGGCCTCGGTGCGGCTGACGGCGCTACGGGTGGTGCAGAACGCGACGGCGCAGGCGCGGGCCAAGGCGCGGACGAGCCTCTTCGAGTCCAAGAGCAAGCGGCACATGCCTCTAGCGGGGACTACGACGGGGCAGGAGGAGCTGCAGGCGCAGGCGGACGACAAGTTCTTCGCCGAGTTCTACCGGAAGCACGTCGCCGGCAACAAGTCCGTCGGCTACCTGGAGAAGCACGTGGCGGACGGGGCGGAGCTGGTGGCGGTGCTGCGGGGGATGCAGGGGGACTACCGGCTTTTCGTGGTGGGGAAGGGAAGGGACCGCAACTCGGTGCTCACCGAGGGGTTGGAGGAGTGGGCAGAGTGCCTGGAGCTCGGGCCCGTCGGCGACATCCTAGCCTCGTCGGacttctccaccaccgcctccGTGCTCATCGTGCAGCAGTACGACGCCAAGAAGCACTACAAGGTGATCGATGAGGAGTTCATGCCCTTGTAA
- the LOC123119016 gene encoding uncharacterized protein has protein sequence MGAHHGRGGAAGAQSGIQRRGRPATSPPLWVSPGRASPTLPGPHGPGHHKSALHDAWQANLAGCMCNRLKQAAYTVLKSPVSSFTALLSNSLHGSITAEIINCNKPTAIYACHQIAGTEGLYTELQGKMMGNKATE, from the exons ATGGGCGCTCACCACGGAAG GGGAGGTGCCGCTGGAGCTCAATCTGGCATTCAACGCCGCGGACGGCCGGCCACATCCCCTCCCCTGTGGGTTTCGCCTGGGCGGGCGTCTCCTACTCTTCCCGGACCTCACGGTCCAGGCCAT CACAAGTCTGCCCTACATGATGCCTGGCAGGCTAACCTAGCAGGATGCATGTGCAACAGACTGAAACAAGCAGCCTACACTGTCCTCAAATCCCCTGTTTCTTCTTTCACAGCTCTGCTCTCCAACAGCTTGCACGGCTCCATCACCGCCGAGATCATCAACTGCAACAAGCCGACAGCAATTTATGCGTGCCACCA AATTGCAGGCACGGAGGGGTTGTACACGGAGCTGCAGGGGAAGATGATGGGCAATAAGGCCACAGAGTAA